A segment of the Catenuloplanes nepalensis genome:
ACACTTCGCGGGCAAGCTGCTGGACATCGCGGCGGACTGCGGCATCCTCTACTCGCTCTCGGGCTTCACCATGAACGCCCGAGCCCGCGCCGCCGCGATAAGGAGCCCTGCGGTCATGCTGCTCGCGCTCAACCGGCCTGGCCGTTATCGAGAGCTGACGATCCCGAAGCAGCGCGAGCCGGGGGAGGACGAGGCGTTCCTGCCGCCACACGACGCGGAGGAGATCACGGAGTTGGACTTCCTGCTCTACCTCTGGTTGCGGCCGCGGTCGCTCAACTGACGACCCGCGGTGGTCCGGACCGTAACGATCGCGTGGGTGCCGGCCGCCGCTGTGCTCCCGGCGATCGGCTGCCGCGCCGCTGCGCGG
Coding sequences within it:
- a CDS encoding restriction endonuclease — protein: MVSPDDAQAGPALDQDVALALERYHRSISRLTFCFDGRPTTLYNRSLIGRLSGSPRPIEILMWGPVVGEDVAVAIECRQRQQAVGVGAVEHFAGKLLDIAADCGILYSLSGFTMNARARAAAIRSPAVMLLALNRPGRYRELTIPKQREPGEDEAFLPPHDAEEITELDFLLYLWLRPRSLN